A portion of the Planktothrix tepida PCC 9214 genome contains these proteins:
- a CDS encoding THUMP domain-containing class I SAM-dependent RNA methyltransferase, producing MTQYFATVAKGLEVIAAQELERLGAENVRPEFTGVHFTGSRKLLYRVNLWGRTLFRVLVPIAEFPCANAQQLYQEVQNINWTEYLSPLNTFAVNCTGKNEALNHTHFTALQVKNAIIDQQRSEFGERSDININNPDLWINLHLHENHGILSLDSSGTSLHRRGYRPAVGLAPLKESLASALLEMAEWHPDLPFLDPLCGSGTLPIEASLKALNIAPGLFRETFGFMKWKDFDAKLWESLKHEALEAQLTILPAPIMGSDQDGDILNQAFENAQRCGVADQIRLQQLELSQIEPPADQGVIICNPPYGERLGEVEELAGLYKQLGDTFKQRFKGWTAYILTGNKTLGKQVGLRTSRRIAVYNGSLPCTLLKYELY from the coding sequence ATGACCCAGTATTTTGCAACGGTTGCCAAGGGTTTAGAAGTTATTGCTGCTCAAGAGTTAGAACGTTTAGGTGCTGAAAATGTTCGTCCTGAATTTACAGGAGTTCATTTCACAGGTTCTCGCAAGCTTCTTTATCGAGTGAATCTATGGGGAAGAACCCTATTTCGGGTTTTAGTCCCGATTGCTGAGTTTCCCTGTGCCAATGCCCAGCAATTGTATCAGGAAGTTCAAAATATTAATTGGACTGAGTATTTATCCCCGCTCAATACCTTTGCCGTTAATTGTACAGGCAAAAATGAAGCTTTAAACCATACCCACTTTACTGCCCTTCAGGTTAAAAACGCAATTATTGATCAACAGCGTTCAGAATTTGGGGAACGTTCTGATATTAATATTAATAATCCTGATTTATGGATTAATCTTCATCTCCATGAAAATCACGGAATTTTAAGTTTAGATAGTTCTGGAACCAGTTTACATCGACGGGGGTATCGTCCCGCCGTTGGACTTGCCCCTTTAAAAGAAAGTTTAGCATCTGCGTTATTAGAAATGGCAGAATGGCATCCTGATTTACCGTTTTTAGACCCGTTATGTGGGTCAGGAACCTTACCCATAGAAGCCAGTTTAAAAGCCTTAAATATTGCACCAGGGTTATTCCGAGAAACCTTTGGGTTTATGAAATGGAAAGATTTTGATGCTAAATTATGGGAATCTTTAAAACATGAAGCATTAGAGGCACAATTAACCATTTTACCCGCCCCAATCATGGGTTCAGATCAAGATGGGGATATTCTTAATCAAGCCTTTGAGAATGCTCAACGTTGTGGCGTTGCAGACCAAATTCGCTTACAACAACTCGAATTATCTCAGATAGAGCCTCCGGCGGATCAGGGTGTGATTATTTGTAACCCTCCCTACGGAGAACGTTTGGGAGAAGTGGAAGAATTAGCTGGTTTATATAAACAGTTAGGGGATACGTTTAAACAACGCTTTAAAGGTTGGACAGCTTATATTCTGACCGGAAACAAAACATTAGGAAAACAAGTCGGTTTAAGAACTTCTCGGAGAATTGCGGTTTATAATGGTTCCTTACCCTGCACGTTATTAAAGTATGAGCTTTATTAA